The Halogeometricum borinquense DSM 11551 genome window below encodes:
- a CDS encoding T9SS type A sorting domain-containing protein: MKRFLVVLTCLAVLLAGVSISANAVEAQSNETTYSLDTPGSVTVHDRKATIGGTERDITSLVGMYPGEEVLVNVAAPADELAVVTVRTADGTVRQKDSVTTGESVLVDSSEYDPGTYYLVLSTDGQVRTVSLLIVSKYRVSFGFDSITDEALTGDVTVAGGVSDAESVQLVLSNDEADFRTEAGTVRKGLHDFSLALEDVPDGNYTAIIEVVKTEANGTRTILATSQVRTVTVGSTDTGESVAVASDTTETEAGPTDASAEVKTATKTAGLDNGETVAPTESDSTVPDLSPAVLFAILVSLAIVSRIRRLTR, encoded by the coding sequence ATGAAACGGTTCCTCGTCGTCCTCACGTGTCTCGCTGTCCTCCTTGCAGGAGTCAGTATCAGTGCAAACGCTGTCGAAGCGCAGTCGAACGAAACAACCTACTCGCTGGACACCCCCGGAAGCGTCACCGTCCACGACCGGAAAGCGACCATCGGCGGAACAGAGAGGGACATCACCTCACTTGTCGGGATGTATCCGGGTGAAGAGGTGCTTGTCAACGTGGCCGCACCAGCAGACGAACTCGCCGTTGTTACCGTCCGGACGGCGGACGGAACCGTCCGCCAGAAGGATAGTGTGACGACAGGTGAGAGTGTTCTCGTAGACAGTTCCGAATACGACCCCGGTACCTACTACCTCGTACTCTCGACAGATGGGCAGGTACGAACGGTCAGCCTCCTCATCGTCTCGAAGTACCGAGTGAGTTTCGGATTCGACTCGATAACAGATGAGGCGCTTACCGGTGATGTGACGGTTGCTGGTGGCGTCAGTGATGCCGAATCGGTCCAACTTGTCCTCTCGAACGATGAAGCCGACTTCCGGACGGAGGCCGGGACAGTGCGCAAGGGCCTCCACGACTTCAGTCTCGCACTTGAGGACGTTCCCGACGGAAACTACACCGCGATCATCGAAGTCGTCAAGACGGAAGCGAACGGCACGAGGACGATACTCGCCACGAGTCAAGTCCGCACAGTCACTGTCGGATCAACCGACACCGGTGAGAGCGTTGCCGTCGCATCCGATACAACGGAGACGGAGGCTGGCCCAACTGACGCATCTGCCGAGGTGAAGACCGCAACCAAGACCGCTGGGCTGGACAACGGTGAAACTGTTGCACCGACCGAGTCGGACTCAACGGTTCCCGACCTCAGTCCGGCCG